A section of the Paenibacillus aurantius genome encodes:
- a CDS encoding GtrA family protein, with protein MSAKALLARYGQFIKFNLVGLLNTAIDFVVFSLLVGLGVPYLASQCVSYGAGIVNSFLLNRSWTFRERQGARGAQAVRFLLLNAVTLGLSLLLLYAFKSGLGLHPIAAKVIVTIFTTLVNFAGSKLWVFRAEGKRGG; from the coding sequence ATGTCCGCTAAAGCCCTGCTCGCCCGCTACGGCCAGTTCATCAAGTTCAACCTTGTGGGTCTGTTGAATACGGCCATCGATTTCGTGGTCTTCTCCCTCTTGGTCGGGCTGGGCGTTCCCTATTTGGCGTCCCAGTGCGTGTCCTACGGTGCGGGCATCGTGAACAGCTTCCTGCTCAACCGCAGCTGGACGTTCCGGGAGCGGCAGGGGGCGAGAGGGGCCCAGGCGGTCCGCTTCCTGCTGCTGAACGCCGTCACCCTTGGGCTTTCCCTTCTTCTGCTGTACGCGTTCAAATCCGGCCTAGGGCTTCACCCGATCGCCGCGAAGGTCATCGTGACCATCTTCACGACGCTCGTGAACTTTGCGGGCAGCAAGCTCTGGGTTTTCCGTGCGGAGGGCAAGAGGGGCGGGTAA
- a CDS encoding glycosyltransferase family 2 protein, whose translation MHEHSKYSIVVPMYNEEAVIEETYRRLKEVMDSQPETYELVFVNDGSRDRTVEIVEGLCRRDGNVRLVNFSRNFGHQIAISAGMDYASGDAVVVIDADLQDPPQVILAMIDKWRQGYDVVYGKRLKRKGETLFKKVTALMFYRLLRSMTNVEIPVDTGDFRLIDRKVCEVLRNLKEKNRFVRGLVSWVGFKQTSVEYVRDERWAGETKYPLKKMIRFALDGITSFSYKPLKLATYIGFAMSAASFLYLLVVLYEKLFTEAYVVPGWSSLLATNLFFNGIMLILLGIIGEYIGRIYDESKGRPLYIVKETKGFQAEGAAEPGEKQYVR comes from the coding sequence ATGCACGAGCACAGCAAGTATTCCATAGTAGTTCCGATGTACAACGAAGAAGCGGTCATCGAGGAGACCTACCGGAGGCTGAAGGAAGTGATGGACAGCCAGCCGGAGACGTACGAGCTCGTCTTCGTCAACGACGGGAGCCGGGACCGGACGGTCGAGATCGTGGAAGGCCTGTGCCGGCGGGACGGAAACGTGCGGCTCGTCAACTTCTCGCGCAATTTCGGGCATCAGATTGCGATCAGCGCCGGCATGGATTATGCGTCCGGAGACGCGGTCGTCGTCATTGATGCCGATCTGCAGGATCCGCCCCAGGTGATTCTGGCGATGATCGACAAATGGCGGCAGGGCTACGACGTCGTGTACGGCAAGCGGTTGAAGCGCAAGGGGGAAACCCTGTTCAAAAAAGTGACCGCTCTGATGTTCTACCGTTTGCTGCGAAGCATGACAAATGTGGAGATCCCCGTGGATACGGGGGATTTCCGTCTGATCGACCGGAAGGTGTGCGAAGTGCTCCGGAACCTCAAGGAGAAAAACCGCTTCGTCCGCGGCCTCGTCTCCTGGGTCGGCTTCAAGCAGACCTCGGTGGAGTACGTTAGGGACGAGCGGTGGGCGGGAGAGACGAAGTATCCGCTGAAGAAGATGATCCGGTTCGCCCTCGACGGCATCACCTCCTTCTCGTACAAGCCGCTTAAGCTGGCCACCTACATTGGGTTTGCCATGTCGGCGGCGAGCTTCCTCTACCTGCTGGTTGTATTGTACGAGAAGCTTTTCACAGAGGCATACGTCGTTCCGGGATGGTCCTCGCTTCTCGCCACCAACCTGTTCTTCAACGGCATCATGCTCATCCTGCTCGGCATCATCGGAGAGTACATCGGCCGGATCTACGACGAGTCCAAAGGGCGTCCGCTGTACATCGTGAAGGAGACGAAGGGCTTCCAGGCGGAGGGAGCCGCCGAGCCGGGAGAGAAGCAATATGTCCGCTAA